The following proteins come from a genomic window of Zonotrichia albicollis isolate bZonAlb1 chromosome 12, bZonAlb1.hap1, whole genome shotgun sequence:
- the LRTM1 gene encoding leucine-rich repeat and transmembrane domain-containing protein 1: MKGNWLLIWSVTLLAHTAHSCPEKCLCHKASKTADCKNRGFTEIPARLPPEIQILQLQNNRIWRINQNAFTATPLLKILDLSNNSISSVALGAFQKLRYLQVLNLTRNLIHYIENKTFSFLPHLKELDLSSNSIIRLPETFGNSTGNITLLSVKHNKLQKMERILLESLPNLKVVLFKDNPWQCNCNIFGMKLWLESFLYRGGISDGIICSAPGVRKGKDLLKVPYELFGACALRAAPVPPASSHQWPSSEQRAWPKHGPHGEPGDGGRGGCEPKARPRPVSLRHAIATVVITGVVCGVVCLMMLAAAVYGCAYAAITARYHKEHLGPVRQHGTPEEKEPFESSMA; this comes from the exons ATGAAAG GTAACTGGCTTTTGATTTGGAGTGTCACCTTGTTGGCACACACAGCTCACAGCTGCCCTGAAAAATGCCTCTGCCACAAAGCCTCAAAGACTGCAGACTGCAAGAACAGAGGATTTACTGAAATTCCTGCCCGTTTACCCCCTGAAATTCAGATACTACAGTTGCAGAACAACCGTATCTGGAGAATCAACCAAAACGCATTCACTGCAACGCCGTTACTCAAAATCTTGGACTTGTCTAATAATTCTATCTCAagtgtggcacttggtgctttCCAAAAACTGAGGTATCTGCAGGTTTTAAACCTAACCAGAAATTTGATTCACTATATAGAAAACAAGACTTTCAGTTTCCTCCCACACCTAAAGGAACTGGACTTGTCATCCAACAGCATTATTCGATTGCCTGAGACATTTGGAAACAGCACAGGGAATATAACATTGCTCTCTGTGAAGCATAACAAACttcagaaaatggaaagaatTCTGTTGGAGTCACTTCCAAACCTGAAAGTGGTTCTCTTCAAAGATAATCCCTGGCAATGCAATTGTAATATCTTTGGCATGAAACTGTGGCTGGAGAGTTTTCTATACAGAG GAGGAATCAGCGATGGCATCATCTGCTCAGCGCCAGGCGTTCGGAAGGGGAAGGATCTCCTGAAGGTTCCCTATGAGCTCTTTGGGGCCTGTGCTCTGAGGGCAGCCCCGGTGCCACCAGCCAGCAGCCATCAGTGGCCCAGTTCGGAGCAGCGGGCCTGGCCCAAGCACGGCCCTCACGGCGAGCCGGGCGATGGTGGCCGCGGCGGCTGCGAGCCCAAGGCCCGgcccaggcctgtcagcctgcgGCACGCCATCGCCACCGTGGTGATCACGGGCGTGGTGTGCGGCGTGGTGTGCCTCATGATGCTGGCAGCCGCCGTCTATGGCTGTGCCTACGCCGCCATCACCGCCCGGTACCACAAGGAGCACCTGGGCCCTGTCAGGCAGCACGGGACGCCTGAGGAGAAAGAGCCCTTTGAGAGCTCCATGGCTTGA